The following nucleotide sequence is from Neochlamydia sp. AcF84.
TTCCAAAAGCAATATCTGCTCCAAAGTCGGTTATTGCTCGCTCTAATGGTAAAGAATACCCTCTGCATCTAACCTGGGAAGAAAGGGAAAGGGGTCTAATCAATTTTCCTGCTCGTAGGAAGCATCTTTCTTCCATACCTACTATCCCAAATGTCGTATGCCAACTTAGTTTTTTTTGAATGCTGCCTTAATTTCATTTCCCGAGCCTTGGCTTCTTGTTCATTTACTTGATGCTCTGCCCAATCCTCAAGGCATTTTTTCCCTAAACGCCTAACTTCGGGAATAAAAGCAAATTCAGCATCATTCGCCACCTCTATCTCTTTAATTCCTTCGGTAATATTTGATACATCTTTAATGGATTCTAATAGGCCAGGATGCTTCTTCAAGCGATTTACTACATTATTAACTTCTTCTTCGTTAAGCATATGCAACCTCCTATTGCTACGCTTTCAGTATGTATTAATCCTTCCTTATCTTGCCAACACTTTTAATTACACCCCGTGCCAACAATTCTATAGGATAAAAGCTGGCAAAATACCAAATAAACTTTATAGTGAGAGGCTTTCATGCCATTTTTTACGGTTTTAATAAATAATTATTCTCATCATTTTTTTACTGGCGTTTTTATAAATTTTCAGTATTGTCTAGAAAAAACAATTTTATTTTTGCCATTTAGCTGCAAGCATACTTTGGTCAAAAATTATAACTAGCTAAAAAATGGATAACCATATGAATCAGCTTTCATCAAACTCTCTTCGTATACATCCCTTAATATTTCCAGCATTTGAGAATAAAGAAGAACATTCTTTTTGCATAAGAGAGACTAATGCCTATAGAGAAATTAGCTTAAAAATATTTAAGGAATTAGAGTTCCAAGATTTGTGTCAAGCCAAACTCATATGTAGAGAATGGAAGCAGTTAATTGAAAGCAGCGCTTTAGCAGAAGACATTTACAGGATAGGTTTAAAGCTTGCTATTCAAAAGAACAACCCTCTGCGCGAAAAAGTTTGTGCAGAAAAGCTAGTCCAAGAAGCATATTGCATAGAAAAACTAGGAGATGTTTACCAGGAAAAAGGTATAGCCGAAAGCTTACTTCAAGCTGCAGGGCTTTACAATTATGCGTTACAAATTGTTTCTGATGATAAAAAGAGATTTTTTGAAGAAAAGCTTTCAAAAGCTCAACATTTACTTATCAAGTCATGCCAAGAAAAAGTTTTAGATAATAATAGAATAAGAAAAGAATTTAAGGGCAATCGCCAAGCATTAAAAAAATTTAGAGAGGAAATAGAGAAGATGATTCAATCTCTTCCAGAAACTCCTTCTTTCCAAGAAGTGAAAGAGCTTTACGGTAAGATTGCTCAGGATATAAAGGCTTTTTTTAGCTTACTAGTTAATCAGGCGATTAATGTCTTAGGCCCTGCCCCTTGCGAATATGCTATGATAGGCTTTGGCTCCTTAGCTAGGGAAGAGATGACTCCTTATTCCGATTTAGAATTTGGCATTCTTATAAAAGAAGATAACGATGCAAATAAAAAGTATTTTAGGAATCTTACTAATCTAATTCACTTAAAAGTCATTAATCTAGGAGAAACCATTCTTCCTGCTTTAAACATTCCTTGTCTAAAAGCTATAGATTTTTTTGATGGCATAACTCCAAGAGGTTTTGCCTTTGATGGGGCAGGAGTAGAAGGGAAAGGCTGTAAAACCCCTTTCGGCAATGGTAAAACATTTGAGCTTATCCAGACTCCTGAAAAGATGGCCCAATATATTGCTAAAGACGAAAAAGGACAGTGGTGGTATGAAAAAGAGCCTCATCTTCCTATGGAGCTTTTAACCTTTACTCATTTACTAGGTGATCCGGCGCTAACTCGGAAGTATGGTGAAAAGCTTCAGAAAAAGCTTGAGATTGTTTATCAAGAAGGATTTACCCTTCGTCAGCATTTAGCTAAGAAACACCTTGTGCTGGTTGATATGGAGGCTTTTGATCCGAGAATGGGCGATTTAAGTAGACAGGGCATGCTCTTTAAAGTTAAAAATGATCTTTATCGGTTTCCTCATTTAGCTTTAGACAGGCTAGCCCTTTTCAAAAAGATAGGATCCTCTAATAGTTTTGCTAGAATTGATGAACTGAACAAGCTAGGAGTTATAAAAAATAGCGCTGCTGTAAAGCTAAGCGAGTGGATGAGTATAGCGTTATTTATGCGCCTTAAAACTTACTCGCATTATCAAGCGCAGCAAGAGATGATGAATCCTCTAATTAAACATTTTGGGTTTGATGACCCAAACCTCAACAATAAGCAGTTTACTTTAGATCATAAAGCTTTAGAAAAGATAAAAAAAATTTACCGTGTTTTTATTCCTTTTTATCAAGCTATGCAAGATTTTTTAGCAGGCCAGGAAGAAAGCCTCCAATTATCAGATTTAGAGGATAACTCGCCGAAGGCACAAGGTGATATAGCCTTAAGACTCTTTCAATATAAAGAAGCAAAAAAGTGGTATCTTTTAGAAAGCGAAGTAAGCCCGCAAAATTCGCTGATTTTAAGTGCTCTTGGGGTTATTTATTACGATCAAGGTAATCTAAGGCAGGCAACTGAGTATGGACACAAAGCTCTGACCATTGATCTCAAGCTTCTTAGTGAAAATCATCCTAAGGTGGCAATCGATTACAGCAATTTGGGAGCAATCTACAAAGACCAAGGCAATTTAGGCACAGCAGCTGTGTATATTGAAAAAGCACTAGCTATGGACCTTAGGCTTTTTGGTGAAAATCATCACAGATTGGCGATCGATTATAGCAATCGGGCACAAATCTACCAAGACCAAGGCAATTTAGGGAAGGCAGCTGAGTGTTGTAACAAAGCTATTGCTATTAGTATTAAGCTTTTTGGTGAAAATCATCCCGGAGTGGCGGTCAATTACAACAATCTGGGAGCAATCTACAAAGACCAAGGCAATTTAGGCACAGCAGCTGTGTATATTGAAAAAGCACTAGCTATGGACCTTAGGCTTTTTGGTGAAAATCATCACAGATTGGCGATCGATTATAGCAATCGGGCACAAATCTACCAAGACCAAGGCAATTTAGGGAAGGCAGCTGAGTGTTGTAACAAAGCTATTGCTATTAGTATTAAGCTTTTTGGTGAAAATCATCCCGGAGTGGCGGTCAATTACAACAATCTGGGAGCAATCTACAAAGACCAAGGCAATTTAGGCACAGCAGCTGTGTATATTGAAAAAGCACTAGCTATGGACCTTAGGCTTTTTGGTGAAAATCATCCCAGGATGGCAATCGATTACAGCAATCTGGGAGTAATCTACCAAGACCAAGGCAATTTAGATAAGGCCGAAGAGTATAGCACTAAATCACTTAACATTAATCTTAAGCTTTTTGGTGAAAATCATCCTAGTGTGGCTAGAAGTTATAATAACTTAGGAAACATCTACAAAGCCCAAGGCCATTTAGGCAAGGCAGCAGAGTATACTACAAAAGCTCGTGCCATTGATCTTAAGCTTTTTGGTGAAAATCATCCTACTATGGCAGACAATTACAGCGATCTGGGAGCAATCTATAAAGAAAAAGGCAAGTTAGACAAGGCGGAAAAGTATACTACTAAAGCACTTATCATTAATCTTAGGCTTTTTGGTGAAAATCATCCTACCACGGCAGACAATTACAACAAACTTGGACAAATCTACAAAGCCCAAGGCCATTTAGACAAGGCCGAAGAGTATACCATTAAAGCGCTTGCCATTAACCTAAAGCTTTTTGGTGAAAATCATTTCAACGTGGCCGGCGGCCACACAAACCTGGGACGAATCTACCAAGATCAAGGCAAATTAGGCAAGGCCGAAGAGTATAGCACTAAAGCGCTTAATATCGACCGTAAGATTTTTGGTGAAAATCATCCTATCGTGGCTAGGAGTTACAATAGCCTAGGAAATATCTACCAAGACCAAGGCCATTTAGACAAGGCAGCAGAGTATAGTACAAAAGCTCGTACCATTGATCTTAAGCTTTTTGGTGAAAATCATCCTAGTGTGGCTAGAAGTTATAATAACTTAGGGAACATCTACAAAGCCCAAGGCCATTTAGGCAAGGCAGCAGAGTATAGTACAAAAGCTCGTACCATTGATCTTAAGCTTTTTGGTAAAAATCATCCTACTATGGCAGACAATTACAGTGATCTGGGAGCAATCTATAAAGAAAAAAGCAATTTAGACAAAGCGGAAAAGTATATCACTAAAGCACTTACCATTAACCTTAAGCTTTTTGGTGAAAATCATCCTACGACGGCAGCCAATTACAGCGATCTAGGAGCAATCTATAAAGAAAAAGGCAATTTAGACAAGGCTGAAGGGTATAGCGCTAAAGCACTTGCCATTAATCTTAAGCTTTTTGATAAAAATCATCCTACGACGGCAGCCAATTACAGCAATCTGGGAGCAATCTATCAAGACCAAGGCAATTTAGACAAGGCGGAAGAGTATACTACTAAATCACTTAACATTAATCTTAAGCTTTTTGGTAAAAATCATCCTACGATGGCAGCCATTTACAGCAATCTGGGAGCAATCTATCAAGGCCAAGGCAATTTAGACAAGGCGGAAAAGTATAGCACTAAAGCGCTTACCATTGAGCTTGAGCTTTTTGGTGGAAACCATCCTACCGTGGCAATTCGATACAATAACCTGGGAGTAATCTATAAAGAAAAAGGCAATTTAGATAAGGCCGAAGAGTATAGCACTAAAGCGCTTACCATTA
It contains:
- a CDS encoding tetratricopeptide repeat protein; amino-acid sequence: MNQLSSNSLRIHPLIFPAFENKEEHSFCIRETNAYREISLKIFKELEFQDLCQAKLICREWKQLIESSALAEDIYRIGLKLAIQKNNPLREKVCAEKLVQEAYCIEKLGDVYQEKGIAESLLQAAGLYNYALQIVSDDKKRFFEEKLSKAQHLLIKSCQEKVLDNNRIRKEFKGNRQALKKFREEIEKMIQSLPETPSFQEVKELYGKIAQDIKAFFSLLVNQAINVLGPAPCEYAMIGFGSLAREEMTPYSDLEFGILIKEDNDANKKYFRNLTNLIHLKVINLGETILPALNIPCLKAIDFFDGITPRGFAFDGAGVEGKGCKTPFGNGKTFELIQTPEKMAQYIAKDEKGQWWYEKEPHLPMELLTFTHLLGDPALTRKYGEKLQKKLEIVYQEGFTLRQHLAKKHLVLVDMEAFDPRMGDLSRQGMLFKVKNDLYRFPHLALDRLALFKKIGSSNSFARIDELNKLGVIKNSAAVKLSEWMSIALFMRLKTYSHYQAQQEMMNPLIKHFGFDDPNLNNKQFTLDHKALEKIKKIYRVFIPFYQAMQDFLAGQEESLQLSDLEDNSPKAQGDIALRLFQYKEAKKWYLLESEVSPQNSLILSALGVIYYDQGNLRQATEYGHKALTIDLKLLSENHPKVAIDYSNLGAIYKDQGNLGTAAVYIEKALAMDLRLFGENHHRLAIDYSNRAQIYQDQGNLGKAAECCNKAIAISIKLFGENHPGVAVNYNNLGAIYKDQGNLGTAAVYIEKALAMDLRLFGENHHRLAIDYSNRAQIYQDQGNLGKAAECCNKAIAISIKLFGENHPGVAVNYNNLGAIYKDQGNLGTAAVYIEKALAMDLRLFGENHPRMAIDYSNLGVIYQDQGNLDKAEEYSTKSLNINLKLFGENHPSVARSYNNLGNIYKAQGHLGKAAEYTTKARAIDLKLFGENHPTMADNYSDLGAIYKEKGKLDKAEKYTTKALIINLRLFGENHPTTADNYNKLGQIYKAQGHLDKAEEYTIKALAINLKLFGENHFNVAGGHTNLGRIYQDQGKLGKAEEYSTKALNIDRKIFGENHPIVARSYNSLGNIYQDQGHLDKAAEYSTKARTIDLKLFGENHPSVARSYNNLGNIYKAQGHLGKAAEYSTKARTIDLKLFGKNHPTMADNYSDLGAIYKEKSNLDKAEKYITKALTINLKLFGENHPTTAANYSDLGAIYKEKGNLDKAEGYSAKALAINLKLFDKNHPTTAANYSNLGAIYQDQGNLDKAEEYTTKSLNINLKLFGKNHPTMAAIYSNLGAIYQGQGNLDKAEKYSTKALTIELELFGGNHPTVAIRYNNLGVIYKEKGNLDKAEEYSTKALTINLRLFGENHFSVAANYSNLGAIYQDQGNLDKAKEYSTKSLTINLRLYGENHFNVASGYTNLGQIYQEQGKLGKAEEYSTKALTIDLRLFGENHPTVSIDLNNLALIYRKQGRLNKAAKYSAKALTIDLKHFGENHPTLAIRYNNLGVIYKEKGNLDKAEEYSTKALTINLRLFGENHPTVALRYNSLGQICKEKGNLDKAFEYTKEALRISIRAYGIHHPTVTAINAALKSLNASLSRKL